The Niastella koreensis GR20-10 genome includes a window with the following:
- the gap gene encoding type I glyceraldehyde-3-phosphate dehydrogenase, whose translation MSTVKVAINGFGRIGRLVYRQIYKMEGIDVVAINDLTSPKVLAHLLKYDSAQGRFDAEVKSTENSIIVNGDEVKIYAQKDPAQIPWGQHEVDVVLECTGFFTDKAKAEAHLTAGAKRVVISAPATGDLKTIVFNVNHSILDGTETVISCASCTTNCLAPMAQVLDEKFGIVNGLMTTIHAYTNDQNTQDAPHPKGDLRRARAAAQNIVPNSTGAAKAIGLVLPNLKGKLDGSAQRVPVLTGSLTEVTAVLAKKTTVEELNAAMKAASNESFGYTEDEIVSSDIVGITYGSYFDGTQTRVQTVGDTQLVRTVSWYDNEMSYVSQLVRTVNYFAKLINKGAAKATAKA comes from the coding sequence ATGAGCACAGTTAAAGTGGCGATCAACGGTTTTGGTCGTATCGGCCGGTTGGTATACCGCCAGATTTATAAAATGGAAGGAATTGATGTAGTTGCTATCAATGACCTTACAAGTCCTAAAGTTTTAGCCCACCTTCTTAAATACGATAGCGCTCAGGGCCGTTTTGATGCTGAAGTAAAAAGTACCGAAAATTCTATTATAGTAAATGGCGATGAAGTAAAGATCTATGCACAGAAAGACCCTGCTCAGATTCCCTGGGGTCAGCATGAAGTAGACGTTGTACTGGAGTGCACTGGTTTCTTCACTGATAAAGCAAAAGCCGAAGCGCACCTGACTGCAGGCGCTAAAAGAGTAGTAATTTCTGCTCCTGCTACCGGCGATCTGAAAACTATCGTTTTCAACGTTAACCACTCCATCCTCGATGGTACCGAAACTGTGATCAGCTGCGCAAGCTGTACCACAAACTGTCTGGCTCCTATGGCCCAGGTACTCGACGAAAAATTCGGTATCGTGAACGGTCTCATGACCACCATCCACGCTTATACGAACGACCAGAACACCCAGGATGCTCCGCACCCTAAAGGTGACCTGCGTCGCGCCCGCGCTGCTGCTCAAAACATCGTTCCTAACAGCACTGGTGCTGCCAAAGCCATCGGCCTGGTATTACCAAACCTGAAAGGTAAGCTGGATGGTTCTGCTCAACGCGTACCTGTACTCACCGGTTCTTTAACTGAGGTAACTGCAGTACTGGCTAAAAAGACAACCGTTGAAGAATTGAACGCCGCTATGAAGGCTGCTTCTAACGAAAGCTTCGGTTACACTGAAGATGAGATCGTGAGCAGCGATATCGTAGGTATCACATACGGTTCTTACTTCGATGGTACACAAACACGTGTTCAAACTGTAGGCGATACCCAACTGGTTCGCACAGTTAGCTGGTACGATAACGAAATGAGCTACGTTAGCCAGCTCGTTCGCACCGTTAACTACTTCGCAAAGCTGATTAACAAAGGCGCTGCAAAAGCAACTGCCAAAGCTTAA
- a CDS encoding PQQ-dependent sugar dehydrogenase: MKQMIVYSGLCITLFITCCDKKKDKNNNATAALLKDTVLTGKLNHPWEILWGPDNFIWMTERNGKISRVNPATGAVTPLLTITEVTAQGEGGLLGMVLHPDFATTPQVFVAYDYMSGTNYQEKIVRYTYNGSTLTSPQPIIDNIKASNIHNGCRLLITPDRKLFITTGDASDQTNPQNKSALNGKVLRLNLDGSIPADNPTAGSPVWSFGHRNPQGLVYANNILYSSEHGPDTDDEINIIEKGRNYGWPTVTGFCNTSSEQSFCTANNVREPLWAWTPTIAPSGLDYYDKDQIPQWKNSLLLAVLKNSRLIQLKLNTARTGIDNTFEFYVNKYGRMRDVCISPEGKVYVCTDNGNDDKIVEISKK; this comes from the coding sequence ATGAAGCAAATGATCGTTTACAGTGGCTTATGTATCACGCTGTTTATCACCTGTTGCGACAAAAAGAAAGATAAAAACAACAACGCCACGGCAGCTCTTCTGAAAGACACTGTTCTTACCGGCAAACTCAACCACCCCTGGGAAATACTATGGGGGCCCGACAATTTTATCTGGATGACAGAACGTAACGGTAAAATCAGCCGGGTGAACCCTGCTACCGGTGCGGTTACTCCGTTATTAACAATTACTGAGGTAACTGCCCAGGGCGAAGGCGGTTTGCTGGGTATGGTGTTGCATCCTGATTTTGCCACTACGCCCCAGGTTTTTGTGGCGTACGATTATATGAGCGGAACCAATTACCAGGAAAAGATCGTCCGTTATACCTACAATGGTTCCACCCTTACCAGCCCCCAGCCCATTATTGACAATATAAAAGCTTCCAACATTCACAATGGCTGCCGGTTATTGATTACGCCCGATCGAAAGTTATTCATCACCACCGGCGATGCCAGCGATCAAACCAACCCGCAAAACAAAAGCGCCCTCAATGGTAAAGTGTTACGATTAAACCTGGACGGTAGCATTCCGGCCGATAACCCAACTGCCGGCAGCCCTGTTTGGAGTTTCGGGCATCGCAACCCACAGGGACTGGTTTACGCCAACAACATCCTCTACAGTTCGGAACATGGACCCGACACTGACGACGAGATCAACATTATTGAAAAAGGACGTAATTACGGCTGGCCAACCGTTACCGGTTTTTGCAATACCAGTAGTGAACAAAGCTTTTGTACTGCCAACAACGTTCGCGAGCCTTTATGGGCCTGGACGCCTACCATTGCTCCCAGCGGGCTGGATTATTATGATAAAGACCAGATCCCGCAATGGAAAAATTCCCTATTACTCGCCGTGCTAAAAAACAGCCGGTTGATCCAGTTAAAACTAAACACCGCCCGCACCGGCATCGACAATACGTTTGAATTCTATGTAAATAAATACGGCCGCATGCGCGACGTATGCATTTCTCCCGAAGGGAAAGTATATGTGTGTACGGATAATGGAAATGATGATAAGATCGTTGAGATCTCGAAAAAGTAG
- a CDS encoding phosphoglycerate kinase, protein MSTFSQYNFKGQKALIRVDFNVPLDKKTLAITDDTRIKAAVPTIKKILGDGGSVILMSHLGRPKEGPEDKSSLKHLVSHISELLGTNVQFANDCIGKEAVDKAAALKPGEVLLLENLRFYKEEEKGDAGFAEKLSKLGDVYVNDAFGTAHRAHASTAVIAQFFPRDKKMFGLLMESEVKSAEKVMNNAEKPFVAIIGGAKVSDKILIIENLLERATDIIIGGGMAYTFEKAQGGKIGNSLCEDDRLDTARELLKKAEAKGVCLHFPSDSVIADKFDAAALTSNAPSNNIPDGWMGLDVGPNACDQFINVIKRSKTILWNGPMGVFEMEKFQHGTKCVATAVAEATQDGAFSLVGGGDSVAAVNQFGFSDQVSYVSTGGGAMLEFFEGKELPGIAAINK, encoded by the coding sequence ATGTCTACATTCAGCCAATATAACTTCAAGGGTCAGAAAGCGCTGATCCGGGTTGATTTTAACGTTCCGCTCGATAAAAAAACGCTCGCCATTACCGACGATACCCGCATTAAAGCGGCGGTTCCTACTATTAAAAAGATCCTGGGCGATGGCGGCAGTGTGATCCTCATGAGCCACCTGGGCCGTCCCAAAGAAGGGCCCGAAGACAAATCTTCACTGAAGCACCTGGTAAGCCATATTTCTGAATTGCTGGGCACCAATGTACAGTTCGCCAATGACTGCATTGGTAAGGAAGCGGTTGACAAAGCAGCTGCTTTGAAACCCGGTGAAGTATTGTTGCTGGAAAACCTGCGTTTTTATAAAGAAGAAGAAAAAGGCGATGCCGGTTTTGCTGAAAAATTAAGCAAACTGGGCGATGTATATGTGAATGATGCCTTTGGTACCGCTCACCGTGCACATGCTTCTACCGCCGTGATCGCACAATTCTTTCCCCGCGATAAAAAAATGTTCGGCCTGCTGATGGAAAGTGAAGTGAAAAGCGCCGAAAAAGTAATGAACAATGCCGAGAAACCTTTCGTGGCCATCATTGGCGGCGCCAAAGTTTCCGACAAGATCCTCATCATCGAAAACCTGTTGGAAAGAGCTACCGACATCATCATTGGCGGTGGTATGGCTTATACATTTGAAAAAGCCCAGGGTGGTAAAATTGGTAACTCCCTGTGCGAAGACGATCGCCTGGATACTGCCCGTGAGCTGTTGAAAAAAGCGGAAGCCAAAGGCGTTTGTCTGCATTTTCCTTCTGACTCCGTGATCGCTGATAAATTCGACGCAGCTGCGCTTACTTCCAACGCCCCCAGCAATAACATCCCCGATGGCTGGATGGGGCTTGACGTAGGTCCTAATGCCTGCGATCAGTTCATCAACGTTATCAAACGCTCAAAAACCATTTTGTGGAACGGTCCTATGGGAGTGTTTGAAATGGAAAAGTTTCAACACGGTACCAAGTGTGTTGCTACCGCTGTGGCAGAAGCTACTCAGGATGGCGCGTTCTCGCTGGTAGGTGGCGGCGATTCTGTGGCTGCCGTAAACCAGTTTGGGTTTAGCGACCAGGTTAGTTACGTTTCTACCGGTGGTGGCGCTATGCTGGAGTTCTTTGAAGGTAAAGAACTGCCTGGTATTGCTGCGATCAACAAATAA